A stretch of Portunus trituberculatus isolate SZX2019 chromosome 48, ASM1759143v1, whole genome shotgun sequence DNA encodes these proteins:
- the LOC123498850 gene encoding mannose-6-phosphate isomerase-like isoform X1, which yields MRLVVANKRKIIASRVGEPSGGAEEEEHCHWSPGAGWKAPQPITVRVPCWAFSTVETAAGIRIRIAAPCKRKQTSRRQPDGAAHRLLSPQVTVVGRIHLFPHRRIPRHTTMELECAVQKYAWGVYGLKSFVAQLAKAVSPDLEVSEEEPFAELWMGTHPNGPSVIKGSGETLGHYIRRHPGVLGTPVIQTFGEQLPFLFKVLSVNQALSIQAHPNKSHAEELHQERPDVYKDPNHKPEMTIALTPFQALCGFRPSQEITKHLTELPELQQVVGEENAKTFIEEPTEANLKSCFSTMMNAPKENIESALSDLLTRLAEMDSAKGDELLRDLFTTLHEKYPGDVGCFSIYLLNYLTLQPGQAMFLGPNIIHAYLFGDCIECMACSDNVVRAGLTPKYQDVETLVSMLEYTMMPAESRNFEGFKMDNYTILYNPPVPDFAVDMIEVPSGVGQYTLRPVESASIVLVVEGKARKVEANPSAPGELPQVTSLQRGSVIFLAADQSLTVRPTSGSRLLAFRALCVL from the exons CACAGTTGAGACAGCCGCGGGAATCCGGATTCGGATCGCGGCGCCCTgtaaacgtaaacaaaccagcagAAGACAGCCAGACGGTGCAGCCCACCGCTTACTCTCGCCCCAGGTGACGGTAGTAGGAAGGATACACTTGTTCCCGCACCGCCGGATCCCTCGCCACACTAC AATGGAGCTTGAATGTGCTGTTCAGAAGTATGCCTGGGGTGTGTATGGCCTGAAGAGCTTCGTGGCCCAGCTGGCCAAGGCTGTCTCCCCTGACTTGGAAGTGTCTGAGGAGGAGCCATTTGCTGAGCTATGGATGGGAACACATCCCAATGGCCCTTCAGTCATCAAAG GCTCTGGTGAAACCCTTGGCCATTACATCAGGAGGCACCCAGGAGTGCTGGGGACACCTGTCATTCAGACATTTGGGGAGCAGCTACCATTCCTCTTCAAGGTGCTCAGTGTCAACCAGGCACTTTCCATCCAGGCGCACCCCAACAAG aGCCATGCTGAAGAACTCCACCAGGAACGACCAGATGTGTACAAGGACCCGAACCACAAGCCTGAAATGACCATTGCTCTCACACCCTTCCAGGCACTGTGTGGCTTCAGACCATCTCAGGAAATAACAAAGCATTTGACAG AGCTTCCTGAGCTGCAGCAGGTAGTAGGTGAAGAAAATGCCAAAACTTTTATTGAGGAACCTACAGAGGCAAATCTGAAGTCATGTTTCTCAACAATGATGAACGCTCCCAAAGAAAACATTGAGTCAGCTCTGAGTGACCTCCTGACAAGACTCGCTGAAATGG ACTCGGCCAAAGGTGATGAGCTGCTGCGTGACCTTTTCACAACACTCCATGAGAAGTATCCAGGTGATGTTGGTTGTTTCTCCATTTATCTTCTTAACTACCTAACGCTGCAGCCTGGCCAAGCCATGTTCCTGGGACCCAACATTATTCATGCTTATCTGTTTGGAG ACTGCATTGAGTGTATGGCCTGCTCTGACAATGTGGTGCGTGCCGGCTTGACACCAAAGTACCAGGATGTTGAGACCTTGGTGTCCATGCTGGAGTACACCATGATGCCAGCTGAGTCCAGAAATTTTGAGGGCTTCAAGATGGACAACTATACTATACTGTACAACCCACCTGTGCCTGACTTTGCTGTTGACATGATAGAG gttccTAGTGGAGTGGGGCAGTACACCCTGAGGCCAGTGGAGTCAGCCAgcattgtgttggtggtggaggggaaggcCCGCAAGGTGGAGGCAAATCCCTCGGCTCCAGGAGAGCTGCCTCAGGTAACTAGTCTCCAGCGTGGCTCCGTAATATTCCTGGCGGCTGACCAGAGTCTCACAGTCAGGCCAACCTCTGGGTCACGCCTCCTTGCCTTCCGTGCTCTGTGTGTGCTCTAA
- the LOC123498850 gene encoding mannose-6-phosphate isomerase-like isoform X2, with protein MELECAVQKYAWGVYGLKSFVAQLAKAVSPDLEVSEEEPFAELWMGTHPNGPSVIKGSGETLGHYIRRHPGVLGTPVIQTFGEQLPFLFKVLSVNQALSIQAHPNKSHAEELHQERPDVYKDPNHKPEMTIALTPFQALCGFRPSQEITKHLTELPELQQVVGEENAKTFIEEPTEANLKSCFSTMMNAPKENIESALSDLLTRLAEMDSAKGDELLRDLFTTLHEKYPGDVGCFSIYLLNYLTLQPGQAMFLGPNIIHAYLFGDCIECMACSDNVVRAGLTPKYQDVETLVSMLEYTMMPAESRNFEGFKMDNYTILYNPPVPDFAVDMIEVPSGVGQYTLRPVESASIVLVVEGKARKVEANPSAPGELPQVTSLQRGSVIFLAADQSLTVRPTSGSRLLAFRALCVL; from the exons ATGGAGCTTGAATGTGCTGTTCAGAAGTATGCCTGGGGTGTGTATGGCCTGAAGAGCTTCGTGGCCCAGCTGGCCAAGGCTGTCTCCCCTGACTTGGAAGTGTCTGAGGAGGAGCCATTTGCTGAGCTATGGATGGGAACACATCCCAATGGCCCTTCAGTCATCAAAG GCTCTGGTGAAACCCTTGGCCATTACATCAGGAGGCACCCAGGAGTGCTGGGGACACCTGTCATTCAGACATTTGGGGAGCAGCTACCATTCCTCTTCAAGGTGCTCAGTGTCAACCAGGCACTTTCCATCCAGGCGCACCCCAACAAG aGCCATGCTGAAGAACTCCACCAGGAACGACCAGATGTGTACAAGGACCCGAACCACAAGCCTGAAATGACCATTGCTCTCACACCCTTCCAGGCACTGTGTGGCTTCAGACCATCTCAGGAAATAACAAAGCATTTGACAG AGCTTCCTGAGCTGCAGCAGGTAGTAGGTGAAGAAAATGCCAAAACTTTTATTGAGGAACCTACAGAGGCAAATCTGAAGTCATGTTTCTCAACAATGATGAACGCTCCCAAAGAAAACATTGAGTCAGCTCTGAGTGACCTCCTGACAAGACTCGCTGAAATGG ACTCGGCCAAAGGTGATGAGCTGCTGCGTGACCTTTTCACAACACTCCATGAGAAGTATCCAGGTGATGTTGGTTGTTTCTCCATTTATCTTCTTAACTACCTAACGCTGCAGCCTGGCCAAGCCATGTTCCTGGGACCCAACATTATTCATGCTTATCTGTTTGGAG ACTGCATTGAGTGTATGGCCTGCTCTGACAATGTGGTGCGTGCCGGCTTGACACCAAAGTACCAGGATGTTGAGACCTTGGTGTCCATGCTGGAGTACACCATGATGCCAGCTGAGTCCAGAAATTTTGAGGGCTTCAAGATGGACAACTATACTATACTGTACAACCCACCTGTGCCTGACTTTGCTGTTGACATGATAGAG gttccTAGTGGAGTGGGGCAGTACACCCTGAGGCCAGTGGAGTCAGCCAgcattgtgttggtggtggaggggaaggcCCGCAAGGTGGAGGCAAATCCCTCGGCTCCAGGAGAGCTGCCTCAGGTAACTAGTCTCCAGCGTGGCTCCGTAATATTCCTGGCGGCTGACCAGAGTCTCACAGTCAGGCCAACCTCTGGGTCACGCCTCCTTGCCTTCCGTGCTCTGTGTGTGCTCTAA
- the LOC123498852 gene encoding beta-sarcoglycan-like, which translates to MGDSAAASLLAESSSLAPSTLERATLTGRSTAHTTRTTSCERESPPKRTEAQRGESTFFWGLVVVLLLLASGNLLLTFFAMGVLRLGYGMESIELLPGTQTTKFYGNANLGNIIKKDGIIYGYSDSEFSINGDDSKVSLSLRTSSKPPVIDVGPEKIEIKSVDKFKVVDPGSGTPVFSTDYPNFGLPRGVKNLNVRRSSTARVTSPTFSDLKIESESTIRLRGNEGMTLDGGKLTWSADQDIYMKSLNGSILLDTGKGIMVDVNALPLAGPPDPGKDRGQYKLCVCLPQGQLFRVPVPVDNNRRSAATQIHCASFNNPCSKM; encoded by the exons ATGGGGGACTCTGCTGCAGCTTCTCTCCTGGCTGAGAGCAGCTCTCTGGCCCCCAGCACTCTGGAGCGAGCCACCCTCACTGGCCGCTCCACTGCCCACACCACCAGGACCACCAG CTGTGAGCGTGAGAGTCCCCCCAAGAGGACAGAGGCCCAGCGTGGGGAGAGCACTTTCTTTTGGGGCCTGGTAGTGGTGCTACTGCTTCTTGCTTCGGGgaacctcctcctcaccttctttGCCATGGGTGTGCTGCGTCTTGGCTATGGCATGGAGAGCATTGAGCTTCTCCCCGGCACACA AACAACCAAGTTCTATGGAAATGCCAACTTAGGAAATATTATCAAGAAAGATGGAATCATTTATGGCTACTCTGATTCAGAGTTTTCAATTAATGGAGATGACAgcaag GTTTCTCTTAGTTTGAGGACCTCCAGCAAACCTCCTGTGATAGATGTAGGACcagagaaaatagaaatcaaGAGTGTGGACAAATTTAAG GTGGTTGATCCAGGCTCAGGGACACCTGTTTTCTCCACTGACTATCCAAACTTTGGCTTACCCCGGGGTGTGAAGAACCTCAATGTGAGACGAAGCAGCACTGCCAGAGTCACCAGCCCCACCTTCTCTGACCTCAAGATTGAATCTGAATCTACA ATTCGactgagaggaaatgaaggaatgacacTTGATGGGGGAAAGTTGACATGGTCAGCTGATCAAGACATATACATGAAAAGCCTCAATGGCTCTATCCTGCTGGACACTGGGAAGGGCATCATGGTGGATGTCAATGCccttcccttggctggccctccaGACCCTGGCAAGGACCGTGGGCAGtataagctgtgtgtgtgtctgcctcagGGACAGCTCTTCAGGGTCCCTGTGCCTGTGGACAACAACCGGCGCAGTGCTGCCACTCAGATACACTGTGCAAGCTTCAACAATCCTTGTAGCAAGATGTGA